The Pan paniscus chromosome 3, NHGRI_mPanPan1-v2.0_pri, whole genome shotgun sequence genome includes a window with the following:
- the PABPC4L gene encoding polyadenylate-binding protein 4-like, which produces MNVAAKYRMASLYVGDLHADVTEDLLFRKFSTVGPVLSIRICRDQVTRRSLGYAYVNFLQLADAQKALDTMNFDIIKGKSIRLMWSQRDAYLRRSGIGNVFIKNLDKSIDNKTLYEHFSAFGKILSSKVMSDDQGSKGYAFVHFQNQSAADRAIEEMNGKLLKGCKVFVGRFKNRKDREAELRSKASEFTNIYIKNFGGDMDDERLKDVFSKYGKTLSVKVMTDSSGKSKGFGFVSFDSHEAAKKAVEEMNGRDINGQLIFVGRAQKKVERQAELKQMFEQLKRERIRGCQGVKLYIKNLDDTIDDEKLRNEFSSFGSISRVKVMQEEGQSKGFGLICFSSPEDATKAMTEMNGRILGSKPLSIALAQRH; this is translated from the coding sequence ATGAATGTAGCAGCCAAGTACCGCATGGCCTCCCTGTATGTGGGTGACTTACATGCAGATGTCACCGAGGACCTGCTGTTCAGGAAGTTCAGCACTGTGGGGCCTGTGCTGTCCATCCGCATTTGCAGGGACCAGGTCACCCGCCGCTCTCTGGGCTATGCCTACGTGAACTTCTTGCAGCTGGCTGATGCCCAGAAGGCGCTGGACACAATGAACTTTGACATCATAAAAGGCAAATCCATCCGTCTCATGTGGTCTCAGCGCGATGCCTACTTGAGGAGATCTGGAATTGGGAACGTATTCATCAAGAATCTGGACAAATCTATCGATAACAAAACCCTTTATGAACATTTTTCAGCTTTTGGAAAGATCCTTTCCTCCAAGGTGATGAGTGATGATCAAGGCTCCAAGGGCTATGCATTTGTGCACTTTCAGAACCAGAGTGCTGCAGACAGGGCCATTGAGGAGATGAATGGAAAACTACTCAAGGGCTGCAAGGTGTTTGTTGGCAGATTCAAAAACCGAAAAGATCGTGAAGCTGAACTCAGAAGCAAAGCCAGTGAATTCACCAACATTTACATCAAAAACTTTGGAGGTGACATGGATGATGAGAGATTGAAGGACGTTTTCagcaaatatggcaaaactctGAGTGTTAAGGTGATGACAGATTCCAGTGGGAAATCCAAAGGCTTTGGCTTTGTGAGTTTTGATAGCCATGAGGCTGCCAAGAAAGCTgttgaagaaatgaatggaagggaCATAAATGGGCAGCTGATTTTTGTAGGCCGGGCTCAAAAGAAAGTAGAGCGACAGGCTGAGTTAAAGCAAATGTTTGAGCAGCTGAAAAGGGAACGAATTCGTGGGTGCCAGGGGGTAAAGCTCTATATTAAGAACCTTGATGACACCATCGATGATGAAAAACTACGAAACGAATTTTCTTCATTTGGATCAATTAGCAGAGTTAAGGTAATGCAGGAAGAGGGGCAGAGCAAAGGGTTTGGCTTGATCTGCTTCTCCTCTCCTGAGGATGCTACTAAAGCAATGACTGAGATGAATGGCCGCATCTTGGGCTCCAAACCTCTTAGCATTGCCTTGGCCCAGAGACACTAG